A single window of Triplophysa rosa linkage group LG2, Trosa_1v2, whole genome shotgun sequence DNA harbors:
- the lmbrd2a gene encoding G-protein coupled receptor-associated protein LMBRD2a has product MSGAALALEVVVVFFLALFLLHRYGDFRRQHRMVLFATLLAWFLCFLIVFILPLDVTTTIYNQCKIDNRVHPKASDTFSPDNSSNSSVLPTQGVPKTCFKPWSYVPDGILPVFWRVVYWTSQFLTWLLIPFMQSYARSGGFSISGKIKTALIENAIYYGTYLLIFCSLLIYVAVSPQWHLSWYDLRTIGITAANTWGLFLLVLLLGYGLVEIPRSYWRASCHGHLQTKTYFKAAKLMTEKADAEENLEDVMEDVRTVSETIKYNHPLRKCIDTILKKCPVEYQEKMNRNMDDYEDFDDKGNPYPSKKSLVKLHKRVIYAVQRHNRTHVQWQILLDEAFHLEDVAQNETSSTHQFSHSFPSSAEPSGWISRYLYTPAVEWYWECVFRRWCYRVLAVVLCVFSAAVVWSECTFFSTQPVLSLFAVFIQLAERDYNYVYIEMACFVTIFFLCYCVYSTVFRIRVFNYYYLAPHHQTDAYSLQFSGMLFCRLTPPLCLNFLGVIHMDSTISHQQRQQTAYNSIMGSMQVLSFIANGFYIYYPMLIVLLCIATYFSLGTRCLNLLGFQQFMGENDLTSDLVDEGRELIRRERRKRQRTEDGDNRRREWRERYGEHSGRSRSTYSELKESDGSGTDTGRGQTRRDRSDKTELLQDVEPLDFNEDEPLETEDRRYAGGHYLSTSASRSRIFDDV; this is encoded by the exons ATGAGCGGAGCGGCTCTCGCGCTGGAGGTCGTGGTGGTCTTCTTCCTCGCTCTCTTCCTACTCCATCGCTATGGAGATTTCCGCAGACAGCACAGGATGGTTCTGTTCGCCACCCTCCTCGCCTGGTTCCTGTGTTTCCTCATCGTCTTCATCCTCCCGCTGGACGTCACCACA ACGATCTATAACCAGTGTAAGATTGATAATCGGGTGCATCCGAAGGCCAGCGACACTTTCAGTCCCGATAACTCCTCCAACTCTTCAGTGCTTCCAACACAAGG AGTGCCGAAGACGTGTTTCAAACCGTGGAGTTACGTCCCAGATGGAATTCTGCCGGTGTTCTGGAGGGTTGTGTACTGGACATCACAGTTCCTCACCTG gcTGTTAATTCCCTTCATGCAGTCGTACGCACGTTCGGGAGGATTCTCCATCTCGGGGAAGATCAAAACGGCGCTCATAGAAAACGCCATCTATTACGGCACCTACCTGCTCATCTTCTGCTCTCTGCTCATCTACGTCGCCGTCAGTCCGCAGTGGCACCTCTCCTG GTATGACTTGCGGACCATCGGCATTACGGCAGCCAATACCTGGGGTCTGTTCCTGCTGGTGCTGTTGCTAGGATACGGCTTGGTGGAAATCCCGCGCTCTTATTGGAGGGCGTCGTGCCACGGGCATCTGCAGACAAAGACGTATTTCAAAGCGGCGAAACTGATGACGGAGAAAGCGGATGCCGAGGAAAacctggaagatgtgatggag GATGTCAGAACGGTCAGTGAGACCATCAAATACAATCATCCTCTGAGAAAATGCATCGATACTATCCTGAAGAAG TGTCCTGTAGAATATCAGGAGAAGATGAACCGAAACATGGACGACTATGAAGACTTTGATGATAAGGGAAATCCTTACCCTAGTAAAAAGAGTTTAGTCAAACTTCATAAACGG GTGATTTATGCGGTTCAGCGGCATAACCGCACTCACGTTCAGTGGCAGATTCTATTGGACGAAGCATTTCATTTAGAGGATGTGGCCCAAAATGAGACGAGCTCCACCCATCAGTTCAGTCACAGCTTCCCGTCATCAGCAGAACCGTCGGGATGGATCAGCAGATATCTGTACACGCCTGCTGTGG agtggTACTGGGAGTGTGTGTTCCGGCGCTGGTGTTATCGTGTTCTGGcggtggtgttgtgtgtgttctcGGCAGCGGTGGTATGGTCTGAATGTACCTTCTTCAGCACACAGCCCGTCCTGTCGCTCTTCGCCGTCTTCATCCAACTCGCAGAGAGAGACTACAATTACGTTTACATTGAG ATGGCGTGTTTTGTCACTATATTCTTCCTGTGTTACTGCGTCTACTCCACTGTGTTCAGAATCCGAGTTTTTAACTATTATTATCTGGCTCCTCATCACCAGACGGACGCTTACAGCCTGCAGTTCAGCGGAAt GTTGTTTTGTCGCTTGACTCCTCCGCTGTGTCTGAATTTTCTGGGAGTGATTCATATGGACTCCACCATCTCACACCAGCAGAGACAACAAACAGCGTACAATTCA ataaTGGGATCCATGCAGGTTTTGTCTTTCATTGCTAAtggattttatatttattacccAATGCTGATCGTTCTGCTCTGCATCGCCACCTACTTCAG tttgGGTACCCGCTGTCTGAATCTGTTGGGTTTTCAGCAGTTTATGGGTGAGAATGATCTGACCTCTGACCTGGTGGATGAGGGGAGAGAACTCATCCGTAGAG AGAGGAGGAAACGCCAGAGAACAGAAGACGGAGACAACAGACgcaga gagtgGAGGGAGCGTTACGGTGAACACTCCGGGAGGAGCAGAAGCACATACTCCGAGCTGAAGGAGTCAGACGGCTCCGGTACAGACACAGGCAGAG gcCAGACTCGTAGAGATCGCAGTGACAAGACTGAATTACTGCAGGACGTGGAGCCATTAGACTTCAATGAAGATGAACCGCTGGAGACGGAAGACAGGAG
- the slc1a3a gene encoding solute carrier family 1 member 3a isoform X2, whose product MTQGNGETRLQRGRAQQLRDGITAWSRQVRAAVHNVTVDDVKGCFRRNAFVIFTVAAVIVGIILGFGLRPYKMSYRQVKYFSFPGELLMRMLQMLVLPLLVSSLITGMAALDSRSSGKMGMRAVVYYTTTTIIAVFIGIIMVLIIHPGRGSRDEFTKQEKIEQVSPADAFLDLIRNMFPPNLVQACTQQFKTQYAKRVVTVTLTVNESVFSLTNGSDELKREEVIPVLGTVNGINALGLVVFSMCFGLIIGNMKEQGRPLRDFFDCLNEAIMRLVAIIMWYAPLGIMFLIAGKIVEMEDLSVMGGQLGMYTITVIIGLSIHAVIVLPLLYFLVTRRNPFVFIAGILQALVTALGTSSSSATLPITFKCLEENNGVDKRVTRFVLPVGATINMDGTALYEALAAIFIAQVNDMELNFGQILTISITATAASIGAAGIPQAGLVTMVIVLTSVGLPTDDITLIIAVDWFLDRLRTTTNVLGDSIGAGIVEHLSRHELRSADAEIGNSVVEENETKKSYQLISQESECANAKIPDSETKM is encoded by the exons ATGACTCAAGGTAACGGGGAGACGCGCCTCCAGCGCGGCCGCGCGCAGCAGCTACGGGACGGAATCACCGCGTGGTCGCGGCAGGTTCGCGCTGCGGTACACAACGTCACGGTCGATGACGTCAAAGGGTGCTTCCGGCGGAATGCTTTCGTCATCTTCACAGTCGCTGCCGTCATCGTTG GTATAATCTTGGGCTTTGGACTGCGGCCGTATAAAATGTCATATCGACAGGTGAAGTATTTCTCTTTTCCTGGAGAGTTGCTGATGAGAATGCTGCAGATGCTGGTGCTCCCTCTACTGGTGTCCAGTTTGATCACAG GTATGGCAGCTCTGGACAGTCGTTCTTCAGGGAAGATGGGCATGCGAGCTGTAGTTTATTATACCACCACCACCATCATCGCCGTCTTCATCGGGATCATCATGGTCCTCATTATTCATCCAGGACGAGGAAGCAGAGACGAATTCACCAAACAGGAAAAAATAGAACAAGTTAGTCCTGCAGATGCTTTCCTGGATCTCATCAG AAATATGTTTCCTCCTAATTTAGTGCAGGCGTGTACACAGCAG TTTAAGACGCAGTATGCCAAGCGTGTGGTGACGGTAACGTTGACGGTGAATGAAAGCGTGTTCAGTTTGACAAACGGTTCGGATGAACTCAAACGCGAGGAGGTGATACCGGTTCTGGGAACGGTGAATGGAATCAATGCTCTGGGTCTGGTGGTGTTCTCCATGTGCTTCGGCCTCATCATCGGAAACATGAAAGAGCAGGGGCGACCGCTGCGAGACTTCTTCGACTGTCTGAATGAAGCCATTATGAGACTGGTGGCCATTATCATGTG gtACGCGCCGCTGGGTATAATGTTCCTGATCGCAGGAAAGATCGTGGAGATGGAGGATTTATCAGTAATGGGCGGTCAGTTAGGCATGTACACCATCACCGTCATCATCGGTCTGTCGATACACGCCGTCATCGTTCTTCCACTCCTGTACTTCCTCGTGACGCGGAGAAACCCGTTTGTGTTCATCGCTGGCATTCTGCAGGCCCTCGTCACGGCCCTCGGTACCTCATCCAG CTCTGCCACGTTGCCCATCACGTTCAAGTGTCTGGAGGAGAATAACGGTGTGGATAAACGCGTGACGCGCTTCGTGCTGCCCGTAGGAGCCACTATAAACATGGACGGCACGGCGCTGTATGAGGCTCTGGCCGCCATCTTCATCGCACAGGTCAATGACATGGAGTTGAACTTTGGACAGATTTTGACCATCAG CATCACGGCAACGGCGGCCAGTATTGGTGCAGCTGGAATCCCTCAGGCTGGCCTGGTTACCATGGTGATAGTGCTGACCTCTGTGGGGCTGCCCACCGATGACATCACTCTAATCATCGCTGTGGATTGGTTCCT AGATCGGTTGCGCACGACCACTAATGTTTTGGGTGACTCGATTGGCGCTGGTATTGTGGAGCATCTGTCACGTCACGAGCTGCGTTCTGCAGACGCTGAGATTGGAAACTCTGTGGTGGAGGAGAACGAGACCAAGAAATCTTACCAGCTCATCTCTCAGGAGAGCGAGTGCGCGAACGCCAAGATCCCCGACAGCGAGACCAAAATGTGA
- the slc1a3a gene encoding solute carrier family 1 member 3a isoform X3 — protein MTQGNGETRLQRGRAQQLRDGITAWSRQVRAAVHNVTVDDVKGCFRRNAFVIFTVAAVIVGIILGFGLRPYKMSYRQVKYFSFPGELLMRMLQMLVLPLLVSSLITGMAALDSRSSGKMGMRAVVYYTTTTIIAVFIGIIMVLIIHPGRGSRDEFTKQEKIEQVSPADAFLDLIRNMFPPNLVQACTQQFKTQYAKRVVTVTLTVNESVFSLTNGSDELKREEVIPVLGTVNGINALGLVVFSMCFGLIIGNMKEQGRPLRDFFDCLNEAIMRLVAIIMWYAPLGIMFLIAGKIVEMEDLSVMGGQLGMYTITVIIGLSIHAVIVLPLLYFLVTRRNPFVFIAGILQALVTALGTSSSSATLPITFKCLEENNGVDKRVTRFVLPVGATINMDGTALYEALAAIFIAQVNDMELNFGQILTIRWSVKDEVEMIWYLYSITATAASIGAAGIPQAGLVTMVIVLTSVGLPTDDITLIIAVDWFLTEDLL, from the exons ATGACTCAAGGTAACGGGGAGACGCGCCTCCAGCGCGGCCGCGCGCAGCAGCTACGGGACGGAATCACCGCGTGGTCGCGGCAGGTTCGCGCTGCGGTACACAACGTCACGGTCGATGACGTCAAAGGGTGCTTCCGGCGGAATGCTTTCGTCATCTTCACAGTCGCTGCCGTCATCGTTG GTATAATCTTGGGCTTTGGACTGCGGCCGTATAAAATGTCATATCGACAGGTGAAGTATTTCTCTTTTCCTGGAGAGTTGCTGATGAGAATGCTGCAGATGCTGGTGCTCCCTCTACTGGTGTCCAGTTTGATCACAG GTATGGCAGCTCTGGACAGTCGTTCTTCAGGGAAGATGGGCATGCGAGCTGTAGTTTATTATACCACCACCACCATCATCGCCGTCTTCATCGGGATCATCATGGTCCTCATTATTCATCCAGGACGAGGAAGCAGAGACGAATTCACCAAACAGGAAAAAATAGAACAAGTTAGTCCTGCAGATGCTTTCCTGGATCTCATCAG AAATATGTTTCCTCCTAATTTAGTGCAGGCGTGTACACAGCAG TTTAAGACGCAGTATGCCAAGCGTGTGGTGACGGTAACGTTGACGGTGAATGAAAGCGTGTTCAGTTTGACAAACGGTTCGGATGAACTCAAACGCGAGGAGGTGATACCGGTTCTGGGAACGGTGAATGGAATCAATGCTCTGGGTCTGGTGGTGTTCTCCATGTGCTTCGGCCTCATCATCGGAAACATGAAAGAGCAGGGGCGACCGCTGCGAGACTTCTTCGACTGTCTGAATGAAGCCATTATGAGACTGGTGGCCATTATCATGTG gtACGCGCCGCTGGGTATAATGTTCCTGATCGCAGGAAAGATCGTGGAGATGGAGGATTTATCAGTAATGGGCGGTCAGTTAGGCATGTACACCATCACCGTCATCATCGGTCTGTCGATACACGCCGTCATCGTTCTTCCACTCCTGTACTTCCTCGTGACGCGGAGAAACCCGTTTGTGTTCATCGCTGGCATTCTGCAGGCCCTCGTCACGGCCCTCGGTACCTCATCCAG CTCTGCCACGTTGCCCATCACGTTCAAGTGTCTGGAGGAGAATAACGGTGTGGATAAACGCGTGACGCGCTTCGTGCTGCCCGTAGGAGCCACTATAAACATGGACGGCACGGCGCTGTATGAGGCTCTGGCCGCCATCTTCATCGCACAGGTCAATGACATGGAGTTGAACTTTGGACAGATTTTGACCATCAG GTGGTCAGTGAAAGATGAAGTAGAAATGATTTGGTATCTTTACAGCATCACGGCAACGGCGGCCAGTATTGGTGCAGCTGGAATCCCTCAGGCTGGCCTGGTTACCATGGTGATAGTGCTGACCTCTGTGGGGCTGCCCACCGATGACATCACTCTAATCATCGCTGTGGATTGGTTCCT AACAGAAGATCTATTGTGA
- the slc1a3a gene encoding solute carrier family 1 member 3a isoform X1, translating into MTQGNGETRLQRGRAQQLRDGITAWSRQVRAAVHNVTVDDVKGCFRRNAFVIFTVAAVIVGIILGFGLRPYKMSYRQVKYFSFPGELLMRMLQMLVLPLLVSSLITGMAALDSRSSGKMGMRAVVYYTTTTIIAVFIGIIMVLIIHPGRGSRDEFTKQEKIEQVSPADAFLDLIRNMFPPNLVQACTQQFKTQYAKRVVTVTLTVNESVFSLTNGSDELKREEVIPVLGTVNGINALGLVVFSMCFGLIIGNMKEQGRPLRDFFDCLNEAIMRLVAIIMWYAPLGIMFLIAGKIVEMEDLSVMGGQLGMYTITVIIGLSIHAVIVLPLLYFLVTRRNPFVFIAGILQALVTALGTSSSSATLPITFKCLEENNGVDKRVTRFVLPVGATINMDGTALYEALAAIFIAQVNDMELNFGQILTIRWSVKDEVEMIWYLYSITATAASIGAAGIPQAGLVTMVIVLTSVGLPTDDITLIIAVDWFLDRLRTTTNVLGDSIGAGIVEHLSRHELRSADAEIGNSVVEENETKKSYQLISQESECANAKIPDSETKM; encoded by the exons ATGACTCAAGGTAACGGGGAGACGCGCCTCCAGCGCGGCCGCGCGCAGCAGCTACGGGACGGAATCACCGCGTGGTCGCGGCAGGTTCGCGCTGCGGTACACAACGTCACGGTCGATGACGTCAAAGGGTGCTTCCGGCGGAATGCTTTCGTCATCTTCACAGTCGCTGCCGTCATCGTTG GTATAATCTTGGGCTTTGGACTGCGGCCGTATAAAATGTCATATCGACAGGTGAAGTATTTCTCTTTTCCTGGAGAGTTGCTGATGAGAATGCTGCAGATGCTGGTGCTCCCTCTACTGGTGTCCAGTTTGATCACAG GTATGGCAGCTCTGGACAGTCGTTCTTCAGGGAAGATGGGCATGCGAGCTGTAGTTTATTATACCACCACCACCATCATCGCCGTCTTCATCGGGATCATCATGGTCCTCATTATTCATCCAGGACGAGGAAGCAGAGACGAATTCACCAAACAGGAAAAAATAGAACAAGTTAGTCCTGCAGATGCTTTCCTGGATCTCATCAG AAATATGTTTCCTCCTAATTTAGTGCAGGCGTGTACACAGCAG TTTAAGACGCAGTATGCCAAGCGTGTGGTGACGGTAACGTTGACGGTGAATGAAAGCGTGTTCAGTTTGACAAACGGTTCGGATGAACTCAAACGCGAGGAGGTGATACCGGTTCTGGGAACGGTGAATGGAATCAATGCTCTGGGTCTGGTGGTGTTCTCCATGTGCTTCGGCCTCATCATCGGAAACATGAAAGAGCAGGGGCGACCGCTGCGAGACTTCTTCGACTGTCTGAATGAAGCCATTATGAGACTGGTGGCCATTATCATGTG gtACGCGCCGCTGGGTATAATGTTCCTGATCGCAGGAAAGATCGTGGAGATGGAGGATTTATCAGTAATGGGCGGTCAGTTAGGCATGTACACCATCACCGTCATCATCGGTCTGTCGATACACGCCGTCATCGTTCTTCCACTCCTGTACTTCCTCGTGACGCGGAGAAACCCGTTTGTGTTCATCGCTGGCATTCTGCAGGCCCTCGTCACGGCCCTCGGTACCTCATCCAG CTCTGCCACGTTGCCCATCACGTTCAAGTGTCTGGAGGAGAATAACGGTGTGGATAAACGCGTGACGCGCTTCGTGCTGCCCGTAGGAGCCACTATAAACATGGACGGCACGGCGCTGTATGAGGCTCTGGCCGCCATCTTCATCGCACAGGTCAATGACATGGAGTTGAACTTTGGACAGATTTTGACCATCAG GTGGTCAGTGAAAGATGAAGTAGAAATGATTTGGTATCTTTACAGCATCACGGCAACGGCGGCCAGTATTGGTGCAGCTGGAATCCCTCAGGCTGGCCTGGTTACCATGGTGATAGTGCTGACCTCTGTGGGGCTGCCCACCGATGACATCACTCTAATCATCGCTGTGGATTGGTTCCT AGATCGGTTGCGCACGACCACTAATGTTTTGGGTGACTCGATTGGCGCTGGTATTGTGGAGCATCTGTCACGTCACGAGCTGCGTTCTGCAGACGCTGAGATTGGAAACTCTGTGGTGGAGGAGAACGAGACCAAGAAATCTTACCAGCTCATCTCTCAGGAGAGCGAGTGCGCGAACGCCAAGATCCCCGACAGCGAGACCAAAATGTGA